The following are encoded in a window of Saccharothrix longispora genomic DNA:
- a CDS encoding TspO/MBR family protein, which produces MTTQPAVRHPLAGLAVFAVAVAAAAVVGSLAATSSAERYQQLDTPSWAPPPWLFGPVWTALYVMIAVSGWLFWKRHGVRWELGLFAAQLVLNAAWTPLFFAAQRYTLALVDIIALLVVIVALIVAFGRRHRPAALLLVPYLAWVGFATALNAAIVSLN; this is translated from the coding sequence ATGACGACGCAGCCTGCGGTCCGCCACCCGCTCGCCGGCCTGGCCGTTTTCGCCGTCGCGGTCGCGGCGGCGGCCGTGGTCGGCTCACTCGCCGCGACGTCGTCCGCGGAGCGCTACCAGCAGCTGGACACCCCCTCCTGGGCGCCGCCCCCCTGGCTGTTCGGTCCCGTGTGGACGGCTCTGTACGTCATGATCGCGGTGTCCGGCTGGCTGTTCTGGAAACGGCACGGCGTGCGCTGGGAACTGGGCCTGTTCGCCGCCCAGCTCGTGCTCAACGCCGCGTGGACGCCCCTGTTCTTCGCCGCCCAGCGGTACACCCTGGCGCTCGTCGACATCATCGCCCTGCTGGTCGTGATCGTCGCCCTGATCGTCGCGTTCGGCCGCCGCCACCGCCCCGCCGCGCTGCTGCTCGTGCCCTACCTGGCGTGGGTCGGCTTCGCGACCGCCCTGAACGCCGCCATCGTCAGCCTCAACTGA
- the ruvB gene encoding Holliday junction branch migration DNA helicase RuvB: protein MTTFGPDDFADPADFTRSDDLADPGERDTLDPLPDPTERDVESTLRPRDLHEFVGQPKVREQLELVLHGAMRRGAPPDHVLLSGPPGLGKTSLAMIIAAELGASLRITSGPALERAGDLAAMLSNLVEGDVLFIDEIHRMARPAEEMLYLAMEDFRVDVVVGKGPGATSIPLDIAPFTLVGATTRSGALTGPLRDRFGFTGHMEFYTPDELELIVRRSAGILGVDLREDGGREIAGRSRGTPRIANRLLRRVRDYAEVRADGAVTLKVARDALAVYDVDELGLDRLDRAVLGALVRSFGGGPVGVSTLAVAVGEEPTTVEEVCEPYLVRAGMLARTPRGRVATATAWLHLGLTPPPQAPGEATRSLFDDASG from the coding sequence ATGACCACCTTCGGACCGGACGACTTCGCGGACCCCGCCGATTTCACCCGGTCGGACGATCTCGCCGACCCCGGCGAGCGCGACACCCTCGACCCGCTGCCCGACCCGACCGAGCGGGACGTCGAGTCGACGCTGCGCCCCAGGGACCTGCACGAGTTCGTCGGCCAGCCGAAGGTTCGCGAACAGCTCGAACTCGTGTTGCACGGCGCGATGCGGCGCGGCGCGCCCCCCGACCACGTCCTGCTGTCCGGCCCGCCCGGCCTGGGCAAGACCAGCCTCGCCATGATCATCGCGGCCGAGCTGGGCGCGTCCCTGCGCATCACCTCCGGCCCCGCCCTGGAGCGCGCGGGCGACCTCGCGGCGATGCTGTCGAACCTGGTCGAGGGCGACGTGCTGTTCATCGACGAGATCCACCGGATGGCCCGCCCCGCCGAGGAGATGCTCTACCTCGCCATGGAGGACTTCCGGGTGGACGTCGTCGTCGGCAAGGGGCCGGGCGCGACCAGCATCCCGCTCGACATCGCCCCGTTCACGCTGGTCGGGGCCACCACCCGGTCCGGCGCCCTCACCGGGCCGCTGCGCGACCGGTTCGGCTTCACCGGGCACATGGAGTTCTACACGCCCGACGAGCTGGAGCTGATCGTCCGCCGCTCGGCCGGCATCCTCGGCGTCGACCTGCGCGAGGACGGCGGCCGGGAGATCGCCGGGCGCTCCCGCGGCACGCCCCGCATCGCCAACCGCCTGCTCCGGCGGGTCCGGGACTACGCGGAGGTGCGCGCGGACGGCGCCGTCACCCTCAAGGTCGCCCGGGACGCGCTGGCCGTGTACGACGTGGACGAGCTGGGGCTGGACCGGCTGGACCGGGCGGTGCTCGGCGCGCTGGTCCGGTCGTTCGGCGGCGGCCCGGTCGGCGTCTCCACGCTGGCCGTCGCGGTGGGGGAGGAGCCGACCACCGTCGAGGAGGTCTGCGAGCCGTACCTGGTGCGCGCCGGGATGCTCGCGCGCACCCCGCGCGGCCGGGTCGCGACCGCCACGGCGTGGCTGCACCTGGGCCTCACGCCGCCGCCCCAGGCGCCGGGTGAGGCCACCCGGTCGCTGTTCGACGACGCCTCCGGGTGA
- a CDS encoding GGDEF domain-containing protein produces the protein MTLRRFGVVATAVCALVFAIVCLVVSGALDRPASVAVDKFTQLVFSVAAMVSYWRAARRRRGVARRWRLWMAASMASLAVGLCVWIWGQVVLGVALPSTTLAPIGFMLVPVLGLCAVLVLAHGGSGTLPGHRSRFVVVLDGLIVVGSLFVLTWVSLLESMVRAWATSGPGFATVVAHPALYLVMLVVLLVSSWTHRSVRQLPVLFIALAGLAQSGSGWVFAYLVSKGATAIPTAADIGFMVCPALFFLGSIAPGGTARERTGATRLRAGELLHLLVPYLPMLVTGLFIVVGTATGVRLNPFEIYVGLGVVLLVIARQLLTLIDNVKLLDQLRESRERLRHQAYHDPLTGVANRALFRERLDAALAGTSPVVVLFIDVDGFKDVNDNFGHAEGDAVLRVVAARLQACVRSQDVVARLGGDEFGVLVDGYPQAPEEIGQRVLDALGAPHATASGTHVVRASVGVSHREAFDPSLTADDLLGSADAAMYTAKRLGKGMVVVHGSVEADLGTDLGAERAGDR, from the coding sequence ATGACCCTGAGGCGGTTCGGCGTCGTCGCGACGGCCGTGTGCGCCCTGGTGTTCGCGATCGTCTGCCTGGTCGTCTCGGGCGCGCTGGACCGGCCCGCCTCCGTCGCCGTCGACAAGTTCACCCAGCTCGTCTTCTCGGTCGCCGCGATGGTGTCGTACTGGCGCGCGGCGCGGCGGCGGCGCGGGGTGGCGCGGCGCTGGCGGCTGTGGATGGCCGCCTCGATGGCGAGCCTGGCGGTCGGCCTGTGCGTGTGGATCTGGGGCCAGGTGGTGCTCGGCGTGGCGCTGCCCTCGACGACGCTGGCGCCGATCGGGTTCATGCTGGTGCCCGTGCTGGGGCTGTGCGCGGTCCTGGTGCTGGCGCACGGCGGCTCCGGCACGCTGCCCGGCCACCGCAGCCGGTTCGTGGTCGTGCTGGACGGGCTGATCGTGGTCGGCTCGCTGTTCGTGCTCACGTGGGTGTCGCTGCTGGAGTCGATGGTCCGCGCGTGGGCCACGTCCGGTCCCGGCTTCGCGACCGTGGTGGCGCACCCGGCGCTGTACCTGGTGATGCTCGTGGTGCTGCTGGTGTCGTCGTGGACGCACCGGTCGGTGCGGCAGCTGCCGGTGCTGTTCATCGCGCTGGCGGGCCTGGCGCAGTCCGGGTCCGGGTGGGTGTTCGCCTACCTGGTCAGCAAGGGCGCCACGGCCATCCCGACGGCCGCGGACATCGGGTTCATGGTGTGCCCGGCACTGTTCTTCCTCGGCTCGATCGCGCCCGGCGGGACGGCCCGGGAGCGCACCGGCGCGACGCGGCTGCGGGCGGGCGAGCTGCTGCACCTGCTCGTGCCGTACCTGCCGATGCTCGTCACCGGCCTGTTCATCGTGGTCGGCACGGCGACGGGCGTGCGGCTGAACCCGTTCGAGATCTACGTGGGCCTGGGCGTGGTGCTGCTGGTGATCGCCCGGCAGCTGCTGACCCTGATCGACAACGTGAAGCTGCTGGACCAGCTGCGGGAGAGCCGGGAGCGGCTGCGGCACCAGGCGTACCACGACCCGTTGACCGGGGTGGCGAACCGGGCGCTGTTCCGGGAGCGGCTGGACGCGGCGCTGGCCGGGACGTCGCCGGTGGTGGTGCTGTTCATCGACGTGGACGGCTTCAAGGACGTCAACGACAACTTCGGGCACGCCGAGGGCGACGCCGTGCTGCGGGTCGTGGCGGCGCGGTTGCAGGCGTGCGTGCGGTCGCAGGACGTGGTGGCGCGGCTGGGCGGCGACGAGTTCGGCGTGCTGGTCGACGGCTACCCGCAGGCGCCGGAGGAGATCGGGCAGCGGGTGCTGGACGCGCTGGGGGCGCCGCACGCCACGGCGTCCGGCACGCACGTGGTGCGCGCGTCGGTGGGGGTGTCGCACCGCGAGGCGTTCGACCCGTCGTTGACCGCCGACGACCTGCTGGGCAGCGCGGACGCGGCGATGTACACGGCGAAGCGGTTGGGCAAGGGGATGGTGGTGGTGCACGGGTCCGTCGAGGCCGACCTGGGAACCGATCTGGGGGCGGAGCGCGCCGGTGACCGCTGA
- the yajC gene encoding preprotein translocase subunit YajC → MDLSSLMFPLLLVLLAVPLFLSARKQKRAVAEQQALMNSLEPGDRVMTTSGLFATVVDASDDSSIDLEIADGVVTTWLRQAIREKVVADTESDAVVDDVTDVDATADEPAADRVTVAEPVEHNTKK, encoded by the coding sequence ATGGACCTGTCCTCCTTGATGTTCCCGCTGCTGCTCGTGCTGCTCGCGGTGCCGCTGTTCCTCAGCGCCCGCAAGCAGAAGAGGGCGGTCGCGGAGCAGCAGGCGCTGATGAACTCCCTGGAGCCGGGCGACCGGGTCATGACCACCTCCGGGTTGTTCGCGACCGTCGTCGACGCCAGTGACGACTCCAGCATCGACCTGGAGATCGCCGACGGCGTGGTCACGACCTGGCTGCGCCAGGCCATCCGCGAGAAGGTCGTCGCGGACACCGAGAGCGACGCCGTCGTGGACGACGTGACCGACGTGGACGCCACCGCCGACGAGCCCGCGGCGGACCGCGTCACGGTCGCCGAGCCGGTGGAGCACAACACCAAGAAGTAG
- a CDS encoding GH1 family beta-glucosidase — protein sequence MDTTAPTVGLDPAIDTLPASFRWGVATSAYQIEGAHDEDGRTPSIWDTYCAVPGMVPNFENGDVACDHYHRMPEDVELIRSLGVDTYRFSVAWPRVQPGGTGPVNAKGLAFYDRLVDELLGKGVDPWVTLYHWDLPQELEDAGGWPHRDTAYRFADYSMLVFDALQDRVRTWTTLNEPWCTAMLGYYEGRQAPGRQDFGAAIHAVHHLLLGHGLATQRMREAATRPTEFGITLNMSHASPETDSEPDRAAARRADGLSRRIYLDPLVKGHYPADVVEDLAARGVTIPVQDGDLDVIRQPIDVLGVNYYSSAKHSGTDENGNTADADGLPVGREVRFGAPVTAMDWEIVPEGFTNLLVQIAEDYPGVPMVITENGAAFDDAPDESGFVRDDDRTAYLDSHIAAVAKARELGADVRGYFAWSLMDNFEWSYGYEKRFGLVHVDYDTQVRTPKSSALWYRDTIRRVKGG from the coding sequence ATGGACACCACGGCGCCGACCGTCGGGCTCGACCCCGCGATCGACACCCTGCCCGCCTCGTTCCGCTGGGGCGTGGCGACTTCCGCCTACCAGATCGAGGGCGCCCACGACGAGGACGGCCGCACGCCGTCCATCTGGGACACCTACTGCGCAGTGCCCGGCATGGTGCCGAACTTCGAGAACGGCGACGTCGCCTGCGACCACTACCACCGGATGCCCGAGGACGTGGAGCTGATCCGCTCCCTCGGCGTGGACACCTACCGGTTCTCCGTGGCGTGGCCGCGCGTGCAGCCGGGCGGCACGGGCCCGGTCAACGCCAAGGGCCTCGCGTTCTACGACCGGCTCGTGGACGAGCTGCTCGGCAAGGGCGTCGACCCGTGGGTGACGCTCTACCACTGGGACCTGCCGCAGGAGCTGGAGGACGCGGGCGGCTGGCCGCACCGCGACACCGCCTACCGGTTCGCCGACTACTCGATGCTGGTGTTCGACGCGCTCCAGGACCGCGTCCGCACCTGGACCACGCTCAACGAGCCGTGGTGCACGGCCATGCTCGGCTACTACGAGGGCCGCCAGGCGCCCGGCAGGCAGGACTTCGGCGCGGCCATCCACGCCGTGCACCACCTGCTGCTCGGCCACGGCCTGGCCACCCAGCGGATGCGCGAGGCGGCGACGCGGCCGACCGAGTTCGGCATCACGCTGAACATGAGCCACGCCTCCCCGGAGACCGACAGCGAGCCGGACCGCGCCGCGGCCCGCCGCGCCGACGGCCTGTCCCGCCGCATCTACCTCGACCCGTTGGTCAAGGGGCACTACCCGGCGGACGTGGTGGAGGACCTGGCGGCGCGCGGCGTCACCATCCCCGTGCAGGACGGCGACCTCGACGTCATCCGGCAGCCGATCGACGTGCTGGGCGTGAACTACTACTCCAGCGCGAAGCACTCCGGCACCGACGAGAACGGGAACACCGCGGACGCGGACGGCCTGCCGGTCGGCCGCGAGGTCCGGTTCGGCGCGCCGGTGACCGCCATGGACTGGGAGATCGTCCCGGAGGGCTTCACGAACCTCCTGGTGCAGATCGCCGAGGACTACCCGGGCGTGCCGATGGTCATCACGGAGAACGGTGCGGCGTTCGACGACGCGCCGGACGAGTCCGGGTTCGTGCGGGACGACGACCGCACGGCCTACCTGGACTCGCACATCGCGGCCGTCGCCAAGGCCCGCGAGCTGGGTGCCGACGTCCGCGGCTACTTCGCGTGGTCGCTGATGGACAACTTCGAGTGGTCCTACGGCTACGAGAAGCGCTTCGGCCTGGTGCACGTGGACTACGACACCCAGGTCCGCACGCCCAAGAGCAGCGCCCTCTGGTACCGGGACACCATCCGCCGGGTCAAGGGCGGCTGA
- the ruvA gene encoding Holliday junction branch migration protein RuvA, whose translation MISSLRGQVQSIGLDHVVVEVGGVGFAVQATPATLATLRRGEEASLATSLVVREDSLTLFGFADAEARELFGLLQTVSGIGPRLALATLAVLEPDKLRAALAEGNITVLTQVPGIGRKGAERLIIELRDKVGQLATTPTAASDAGVVRTQVTEALLGLGFPAKQAEAAVDAVLAADGALGTSDVLRRALTALGRKR comes from the coding sequence GTGATCTCGTCGCTGCGCGGCCAGGTGCAGTCCATCGGGCTCGACCACGTGGTCGTCGAGGTCGGGGGTGTCGGCTTCGCCGTGCAGGCCACTCCCGCCACGCTCGCGACCCTGCGGCGCGGCGAGGAGGCCTCGCTGGCCACCTCGCTCGTGGTGCGCGAGGACTCGCTGACCCTGTTCGGGTTCGCCGACGCCGAGGCGCGCGAGCTGTTCGGCCTGCTCCAGACGGTGTCCGGGATCGGGCCACGGCTCGCCCTGGCGACGCTGGCCGTGCTGGAGCCGGACAAGCTGCGCGCCGCGCTGGCCGAGGGCAACATCACCGTGCTCACGCAGGTTCCCGGCATCGGCCGCAAGGGCGCCGAGCGGCTGATCATCGAGCTGCGCGACAAGGTCGGCCAACTGGCGACGACGCCCACCGCGGCGAGCGACGCGGGCGTGGTCCGCACCCAGGTCACCGAGGCCCTGCTGGGCCTGGGCTTCCCGGCCAAGCAGGCGGAGGCCGCGGTGGACGCCGTGCTGGCCGCCGACGGCGCGCTGGGCACCTCCGACGTGCTCCGCCGCGCCCTGACCGCGCTGGGCCGCAAGCGATGA
- a CDS encoding DinB family protein, which yields MSTTAIASSELTDLLAVLARARGFLRHTVRGLTDEQARLTPTASQLSLGGLVKHVRTVEESWLRFAVGGAELMESVEADWENGFRMLPHETLDGLLADYAETAATTERTLAGLDLDTAHPLPVAPWFEAGASWSVRTVVLHMIAETSQHSGHADIIRETIDGQKTMG from the coding sequence ATGAGCACCACCGCGATCGCGTCGAGCGAGCTGACCGACCTGCTGGCGGTCCTGGCCAGGGCCCGGGGCTTCCTCCGCCACACCGTCCGGGGCCTGACCGACGAGCAGGCGCGCCTCACGCCCACCGCCAGCCAGCTGTCCCTGGGAGGGCTGGTCAAGCACGTCCGCACCGTCGAGGAGAGCTGGCTGCGGTTCGCCGTGGGCGGCGCCGAGTTGATGGAGAGCGTCGAGGCCGACTGGGAGAACGGCTTCCGCATGCTGCCGCACGAGACCCTGGACGGCCTGCTGGCGGACTACGCGGAGACCGCCGCCACGACCGAGCGCACCCTGGCGGGGCTGGACCTGGACACTGCCCACCCGCTTCCCGTGGCCCCGTGGTTCGAGGCCGGCGCGTCGTGGTCGGTCCGCACCGTCGTGCTGCACATGATCGCCGAGACCTCCCAGCACTCGGGTCACGCCGACATCATCCGCGAGACCATCGACGGCCAGAAGACGATGGGCTGA
- the secD gene encoding protein translocase subunit SecD, translated as MAPPAGQIRPAKYLGAFVLIVVALYSLVFFTGNGKATPKLGIDLQGGTRVTLTARAPDGQTPTDEALNQARTLIETRVNGLGVSGAEVVRDGTNLVITVPGSDSEGAKRLGQTAKLNFRKVVGSPLPNAPAPEPSTTGSAPPSTSGSAAPSTTGSAPASETAGSAPATTTAQGRPAPMVEGQPADPNAQPTDPNAPTDPNAQPTDPNAPTEPQVDCRAVFAGQYSEDPTKAIEESRTCRQDPQLTTLDAQTVQQALTAFTCPTIDPLIGNDDPSLPLLTCDQDRTEKYVLAPVNPPNDGSVKDDDYSLYSRLTGEDVSNAVSGVNPQGAGFVVDLTFKSSGGDKWGKFTSANVSQQVAVVLDSQVVSAPNINEPILGGNTQISGQFNQAEANSLANVLKYGSLPLSFEPSEAETVSATLGLASLKAGLIAGGIGLALVFVYCLIYYRLLGVLTILSLILSAVVIYAVLVLLGRWIGFTLDLAGIAGFIVAIGITADSFVVFFERLKDEVREGRSFRSGVPRAWVRSRRTILSADAVSFLASAILYVIAVGQVKGFAFTLGMSTVLDLIVVFLVTHPLVAMVSKSKKLSNPKLSGLGEAVQAAVADRAAKGTAVKGA; from the coding sequence GTGGCACCTCCGGCCGGGCAAATCCGCCCCGCGAAGTACCTGGGCGCATTTGTCCTCATCGTGGTCGCGCTGTACTCCCTGGTGTTCTTCACCGGGAACGGCAAGGCGACCCCCAAGCTCGGCATCGACCTGCAGGGTGGCACCCGTGTCACGCTGACCGCCCGGGCTCCTGATGGCCAAACGCCGACCGACGAGGCGCTCAACCAGGCGCGCACGCTCATCGAGACGCGCGTCAACGGCCTCGGTGTCTCCGGCGCCGAGGTCGTCCGCGACGGCACCAACCTGGTGATCACGGTCCCCGGGTCGGACAGCGAGGGCGCCAAGCGCCTCGGCCAGACGGCGAAGCTGAACTTCCGCAAGGTGGTCGGCTCGCCGCTGCCCAACGCGCCGGCCCCGGAGCCGTCCACCACCGGCAGCGCGCCGCCCAGCACCTCCGGGTCGGCCGCGCCCTCCACGACGGGCAGCGCCCCGGCGTCGGAGACCGCGGGTTCCGCGCCGGCGACGACCACCGCCCAGGGCCGCCCGGCCCCGATGGTGGAGGGCCAGCCGGCGGACCCGAACGCGCAGCCGACGGACCCCAACGCGCCTACGGACCCCAACGCGCAGCCGACGGACCCCAACGCGCCCACCGAGCCGCAGGTCGACTGCCGCGCGGTGTTCGCGGGCCAGTACTCCGAGGACCCGACCAAGGCCATCGAGGAGTCCCGGACCTGCCGGCAGGACCCGCAGCTGACCACGCTGGACGCGCAGACCGTCCAGCAGGCGCTCACCGCGTTCACCTGCCCCACGATCGACCCGCTGATCGGCAACGACGACCCGTCGCTGCCGCTGCTGACCTGCGACCAGGACCGCACCGAGAAGTACGTGCTGGCCCCGGTGAACCCGCCGAACGACGGCAGCGTCAAGGACGACGACTACAGCCTCTACTCGCGGCTGACCGGTGAGGACGTCTCCAACGCCGTCTCCGGCGTCAACCCGCAGGGCGCGGGCTTCGTCGTCGACCTGACGTTCAAGTCCTCCGGCGGCGACAAGTGGGGCAAGTTCACCTCGGCGAACGTCTCGCAGCAGGTCGCGGTCGTCCTGGACAGCCAGGTCGTGTCCGCGCCGAACATCAACGAGCCGATCCTGGGCGGCAACACCCAGATCAGCGGCCAGTTCAACCAGGCGGAGGCGAACAGCCTCGCCAACGTGCTGAAGTACGGCTCGCTGCCGCTGTCGTTCGAGCCCTCCGAGGCCGAGACGGTGTCCGCGACGCTGGGCCTGGCCTCGCTGAAGGCCGGTCTGATCGCGGGCGGCATCGGCCTCGCGCTGGTGTTCGTCTACTGCCTGATCTACTACCGCCTGCTGGGCGTGCTGACGATCCTGTCGCTGATCCTGTCGGCCGTGGTCATCTACGCGGTGCTGGTCCTCCTCGGCCGCTGGATCGGGTTCACCCTCGACCTCGCCGGCATCGCCGGGTTCATCGTCGCCATCGGTATCACCGCGGACTCGTTCGTGGTGTTCTTCGAACGGCTCAAGGACGAGGTGCGGGAGGGCCGGTCGTTCCGGTCCGGCGTGCCCCGCGCGTGGGTCCGCTCCCGCCGCACGATCCTCTCGGCGGACGCGGTGAGCTTCCTCGCCTCGGCGATCCTCTACGTGATCGCCGTCGGCCAGGTGAAGGGCTTCGCGTTCACGCTGGGCATGTCGACCGTCCTCGACCTGATCGTGGTCTTCCTGGTCACGCACCCGCTCGTGGCGATGGTCTCCAAGTCGAAGAAGCTGTCCAACCCGAAGCTGTCCGGTCTGGGCGAGGCCGTCCAGGCGGCCGTCGCGGACCGCGCGGCCAAGGGCACTGCCGTGAAGGGGGCCTGA
- the ruvC gene encoding crossover junction endodeoxyribonuclease RuvC produces MRVFGVDPGLTRCGFGVVDGGPGRTVRPVAVDVVRTPADADLAVRLLQLSDAVERWLDTYRPQVVAVERVFSQHNVRTAMGTAQAGGVVALSAARRGLPVVFHTPSEVKAAVTGSGRADKAQVTAMVTKLLGLKVAPRPADAADALALAICHLWRAPMRSRLEEAQARAAELARTHRAKLAQAVAKTGGKTE; encoded by the coding sequence GTGCGCGTGTTCGGAGTCGACCCGGGCCTGACCCGGTGCGGGTTCGGGGTGGTCGACGGCGGCCCCGGCCGCACGGTGCGCCCGGTGGCCGTGGACGTCGTGCGCACGCCCGCGGACGCCGACCTCGCCGTGCGCCTGCTCCAGCTCTCCGACGCCGTCGAGCGGTGGCTCGACACCTACCGGCCGCAGGTGGTGGCCGTCGAGCGGGTGTTCAGCCAGCACAACGTGCGCACCGCGATGGGCACCGCCCAGGCGGGCGGGGTGGTGGCGCTGTCGGCCGCGCGCCGGGGCCTGCCCGTGGTGTTCCACACGCCCAGCGAGGTGAAGGCCGCCGTCACCGGCTCGGGCCGCGCGGACAAGGCGCAGGTGACCGCGATGGTGACGAAGCTGCTCGGCCTCAAGGTCGCGCCCAGGCCCGCGGACGCCGCCGACGCGCTGGCGCTGGCCATCTGCCACCTGTGGCGCGCGCCCATGCGGTCGCGGCTGGAGGAGGCTCAGGCGAGGGCGGCGGAACTCGCCCGGACCCACCGCGCGAAACTGGCCCAGGCAGTCGCCAAGACCGGAGGTAAGACCGAGTGA
- a CDS encoding cupin domain-containing protein, producing MTADEVIALLGLAELPVEGGWFGQSWRSAEASAIHYLLREGEFSGVHRLDHLEVYAHHAGSALRMLLLHPDGEVTTPVLGSDLAAGERPQVVVPAGVWQASEPAGPWSLVGTVVVPPYTDDVVTFGAADVLAPAYPSHADAIRRLCRL from the coding sequence GTGACCGCTGACGAGGTGATCGCGCTGCTGGGCCTGGCCGAGCTGCCCGTGGAGGGCGGTTGGTTCGGCCAGTCGTGGCGCTCGGCGGAGGCGTCGGCGATCCACTACCTGCTGCGGGAGGGCGAGTTCTCCGGCGTGCACCGGCTGGACCACCTGGAGGTCTACGCCCACCACGCGGGTTCGGCACTGCGCATGCTCCTGCTGCACCCGGACGGCGAGGTGACCACGCCCGTGCTGGGGTCGGACCTGGCCGCCGGTGAACGCCCGCAGGTCGTGGTGCCCGCGGGCGTGTGGCAGGCGTCCGAACCGGCCGGGCCCTGGTCCCTGGTGGGCACGGTGGTGGTGCCGCCCTACACCGACGACGTGGTCACGTTCGGCGCGGCCGACGTCCTCGCCCCGGCGTACCCCTCGCACGCCGACGCGATCCGCCGCCTCTGCCGCCTCTGA
- a CDS encoding uracil-DNA glycosylase — protein sequence MDVFPSAPRAHRNPVLVARKMALVKAAHMAKLTEFAQRIATERKVDVPLFDPASGGTGSKVLLLLESPDPGAVRSGINSLDNDDPTAANGFTAVAESGLSRKVCLAWNVVPWHLAGRSPTPAELRGAVPYLVDLLRLLPDLKAVVVLGRPAGTGWTLSGRGHKLKVFNAPHPSPLTINRDRAGKWPQLVDAFRQAAAASA from the coding sequence ATGGACGTCTTCCCCTCCGCTCCGCGGGCGCACCGCAACCCGGTGCTCGTCGCGCGCAAGATGGCACTGGTCAAGGCGGCCCACATGGCGAAGCTCACGGAGTTCGCCCAGCGCATCGCCACCGAGCGCAAGGTCGACGTCCCGCTGTTCGACCCCGCCAGCGGCGGGACCGGGTCGAAGGTGCTGCTGCTCCTGGAGTCACCCGATCCGGGGGCCGTCCGGTCCGGCATCAACTCGCTGGACAACGACGACCCGACCGCCGCCAACGGTTTCACCGCGGTGGCCGAGTCCGGGCTTTCCCGCAAGGTCTGCCTCGCTTGGAACGTGGTGCCCTGGCACCTCGCCGGCCGCTCGCCCACCCCCGCCGAGCTGCGCGGCGCCGTCCCGTACCTGGTGGACCTCCTGCGGCTGCTGCCGGACCTCAAGGCGGTCGTCGTGCTGGGCCGCCCGGCGGGCACCGGGTGGACGCTGTCCGGTCGCGGCCACAAGCTGAAGGTGTTCAACGCGCCCCACCCGTCACCGCTGACCATCAACCGCGACCGCGCGGGCAAGTGGCCCCAACTGGTGGACGCCTTCCGGCAGGCGGCGGCGGCGAGCGCCTGA